The sequence below is a genomic window from Euwallacea fornicatus isolate EFF26 chromosome 1, ASM4011564v1, whole genome shotgun sequence.
tgtattggtaAACAATTTTCACATATATTTCTTCAGAAACCGAATTGGTTAAACTTTTACCTGCCACTCCAAAACATGACAGTCcaaggaaaaaaaagaaacggaACAAATTGCAATCTGTACCTGATTTATTTGTGGTTGATACAAAGCCTGCCCATGGTACCAACAAACCCTTGCTCACTAAATATAATGCCAAGTTTTCAATAGATGGTGAAAACCCAGGGGAAGGTACTAATAGTAATAGTAAACCTAGTTCAGGATCTTTGTGCTTCAACTGTGAGCAAGACCACTCAATAAAAGATTGTCCATTCCCAAAAAATCACGCCAAAATCAACGCTAACAGACAGAAGTTTCAGAGTAGAAACAAATCTTCGTAAGTGTCTGAAAAACTATGTATTTTCAGAGATATTAAGAATCAATTTTAGGAGGTACCATTTAGAAGAAGATCAAAAATTTGCTCATATGAAGCCAGGTCAAATCTCTACAACTTTGAGAAAGGCATTGGGACTCAAGAAACATGAAATACCCCCCTATGTTTATCAAATGAGAATGTTAGGATATCCACCGGGATGGCTGGAAGAAGCAAAATATGTGTTGTCAGATTTAGCCATGTTTGATATTGATGGTAACAGCGTTGGGAATGCGAACACCAAGCAAATTCAAGGATTAGACCCAGAGAAAGTCGTGGATTATCCAGGATTTAATGTTCCCTtcgaaaaaaacttcaaagaCGTAAGTTGCTAATTAGCTTGgtctttgattttatttaggttttgaaataaaagtacTTTAAAAAGGTTATTGACCTTTTTTGCATTGCATTAAAATGTGTCGTTTTaggaatataaatattatcagGTACCTCCATTCTGTGATAATTTTAGTAAGCAAAACATGATcgacttttttaacaaaatggtTCAAAAGGAAACCCAGGACATGGAAACTCATAATGAGGTGGATTTTGTGGAGGAACAAAATGGAATTGAGGTAGGTTGGTATATGATTGAAGAGTTTTGAAAAGAACTTTAGAAGAATAAAATCTTATTTTGTTGtggatttaattattgttttttaggcCAAACAAGCGGATTCGAGTTTAGGTTCGGATTCCTACAATGACCCAGCGATAAGTCTGCAGGAATTAGAGAAACAAAAAGTGACACTTTtagaggaaataaaaaaaaccggTGAAACTTTACCATGGAATCAACCTTCCCATGATAGAAATCGTTTGAATGTTGACGAGTCCACTGCGGATTGTGGtgaagtaaatgaaaatttacaagacGAAAGCGTAGATAGAGAAAATAGAGttgattttatggaaaatgcGGAAATCTCTGCTGAAGAAACAGCAGATGTAACTGTATCCGAAACCTTGGAAAATTCATTGGTAATAAGCACCCCAAGTACCGCAGAGAGTCTCAAATGCAGCATTTTTGGTACTCCCATCATAAAGAGTTGTTCCCTGTACAATAAATTACCGTGCGCAGACAATTTTATGAAAGGTGTAAGCCCAGTGATCGATTTTGAGAATTTACCCAATTCTACCGGGAAGTACGAGAAAATGACTAATGTATTACGTAGAGTGCGGGATACTTTAAAGGACCTTCAAAAATAGGAGATATGTCATTTATTCTATATCGGGAATGCGcgttttggaattttcagcATGCGATGAACGTTCAGAATAAAACTTCATAAAATCAATATTGATGAACTAATATAGTTGATTACAACAAATAAATTGacacaaaaatgaaattaaaaaatatatttattttatgtgcaattttatcatttatttatacCGATGATATATTTCACTTTGGTGAAACTAAAAATACGTTTTGCTATTTATTCAAATGCTATGCAACCCTAGTAAAACACTcgtaaatttatgttaaaataagtatatattaaatttcttcatatttaaaaatgtaatctCTTTTCAAGCGTCAACAGTTGTGAAAGACTGACATATActaatttttggaaacaatACTTTGAAAACAATATACAGATAGAATACAATTTACATGAAATAATCAGGATTAAATTGCTGGAGGTGCCGACGGAGGTGGGTTATTTGAATTTCCACTAGAAGGCTTTTCAAAGGGCTCAATTCGTTGTGGGCGTGGAcggaagaaaaagaaaagaaatgcaATTCCGATCAGAAATGTtaacaaatacaaattttcaggTTGAGTTGCTTCATCTGATGGATTTACTCCTGAAATTGTAATGAATATcactagaaaaatattaatatttgagttggtttagaagtttttttttattctatagAAATCACTTATTATTActccaaatttttatattcttaTGAAAGTGACGTTTCtcgaaagtttaaaatttcgaaacggtttattttttataactgaACAATAACGGAAAAGTTGCAATGACATTTGCAGAAAGTTGCACTTTTCATAATTGGGTGTAAATagcaaaacaatatatttttattctgtATGattataatatatgtatattaaagtcgaaagaagaaaaaatttattaaacacgTTGGAAACCACCTATTTTATACAGCTCGCATTCCGTTATAGAAGTTTTCCGATTACACAAAATAATACACCTTTCAAAACTTGCAACAAGAAACATAAATAGCTATTACTGTGGCTTACCTGGTTCAAAACATTCTGTATCTGTGCACAGGTTTTGGGAGTTTCTgagctaaaaaaatatgtggGATAAGTTCAGAGACAATTTATAGAACATGCATGCAATGTAAGAATAAACGTAATTGCTGTAAAACTCTACAATTTTACACTATTTGTAAAAGTTGTCTGcttgcattaaaaattgatcagTGACACATGATTGGATGCAGAAGGACGTCTAGAATTTAACTAATGACAAATATACAGTGTCCAatgtaaaattctaaaattagtGTAATAATACCTGGCTAGATTGGTAGTTCCATTAAGTTAGCCATGACAGCAATTAATGTAGTTTTGGATGGTAAATGTagcttgaaaatttcatttgtaaaACATTATTAGCAAACAAATTATTGGCGTGAGCTGTTTGCTTGGAATATCAAGcatattctatttaaaaaagcttgaatttaaaaacacattGTAAACATAGAAATTTGCTATGTTAACAAATGTATTTTAAGAGTATATAGGCCGGTTTGATGCTAAATGGAACATATGTTATTTCATAAATCAAGCACGGTAATGTACACTGATAACCAAGTTCAAAATATTGTGTGAAGATGAGGTTTAAgccgaataaaatattaagaaaaagttGGAGGTATTCCATAAACACAACAATTTGCTGAGGCTTTCTATTATTCCTGTGTGTGTTATTCCTATTGCAAGtggtaaatgaaaattaaagtcaAAAACAATGATAACACAGGCCTTGAACTGATACCAAAATGCAATTATGCTAACTCTTTTTCCTGAAACTTACAAGTAGGATGTAAACTAAGCGCTAGATGATATGAGagtgaataattttcattagatTAATGTCGCCATTTCTTTGCTGATAGTCGATTTTCAACTAACAATGAATAATGCAATCCTTGGTCTGTGCATCATTGGTGTtggatatttattttacaattccTGGTGTAAATTTGTGAAATGAGGCACcccttaatttttaatattgaaaatgctgGGTATTATTTGCACAAAGAAGATGCTCactattaacaataattttttggatCAAATATAACAGATACTCTTTTGTATGTTAACAAATTACCTGCATGCAGTTTCTCAATAAATGAGAAAGATATGATATcagatattgttattttttaattactgaacTTTTGTTTGCATGACAGAGACCACAAATTACGGTTTCCATTTTTGGCTGGAAAATCTAATGTCGCCAAAGGAATGTCGAAGGCAAGCAAGTTTTTGGCTGTCCCATTTCATCTGGTGTTAAGTTTATTGGGAACCGTAACTACCACCTACAACATTCAGCAGGCGTCTCATTGCCATTTCATGGTTCCATATGCATTCACACGAATTGAACCCATCTTCAGAGGCGTCGTCACCCATTGCTTCAATTTGCTAACAGAAAAAGAATAACTTTTATGGCAATTTACTGCACACGTGTTAGTTAATGTTAAGTAAACTTACTGTTATATTCTCAGTGTTTTGAACCAATGTGCGTAGACAACAGCTTATATTGGAATTAACTGTTTCATTTTGTACAAACCtctattatttaaacaaaaaaattaatgtaaacgTTTACACTTCTCAGTTTATTCTATTTTGTAAATGAGAGAAATCAACTGTTAGCAAGTCGTTGTTCCTGTCTATCAAATGTTTAACTTGTGAACGATAAAACATTGTTCCAAATCAAGGTGTTACAAACTGGCAACGATGGATGGTAGAGCGTGTTGCTAACATTAAATTCATAAGATATATTCAAATACAAATTGTGAAACTTCTATAATTGttatagtaataaattttattaatattgtcTTGAAATATCGacttttatttactaaacacTTTTTGAGGCAATAAAATTGTCTTGAATTCCCTCTATCCCGTAAGGGCAAATTATTGCTctctacatatttttttacagaggcgcttaatttaaataacttttttctccCCTGGGAACTGAATTTGGTTATCCGAATTACTTTTCAGCTATTCCATTGAGACAATAAAATATCCACGCTCTAAAGCCACCTTTCGTAACGGCTCATTTGACCTATACAATTTCTTACCCCATATATTATAAGCTCTAGCTGAGACCACTTCACgaatcttttttatttctgaaaatatctgaGCATATTACAACATGAAGCAGAATTACACCGTTTTCCACTTTTCTTTGgataattaatcaaaaaaagtatataacaAAAGTTCTCCACACACCATATCTATTCAGGGACGATGACGGGTCGCGTAGCAATCGTAAGCGGATTTGTTTCAACCTGGATCGTGGATCGCTTTCTGacttaatttttatggaaattcttTAAGAGGATTGAGGTATAAAATAATGCCTTTTGCGGTTCAGCTGATGGAATTAGTAAGCATTAGTAATTTAGGTTGATTTCATTACCTGGTAGAGAACTCTTTATTTTTCTCTGTAAACAGCATAGTCAGAGTTGTACGCGCAAGTATGCATAGTGTATATTCTTCTGTACCTTCCTTACCTGTTACACTAATAATGAAATCTCGACTCTTAAAAGCTATCACCAAAAGCATTTTTCTTATCTTCGAAGCAATACTTATGCCGATAATACTACACCCGAAACCCAATTATTACACGTGCTAAACCTATATAATGTACTATGCCTACGTTTTCTCCCTTATCGTTGCAGACTTCACTAATATCATTATTACTCCTTCCTATAAGATTGCGAAATGATTTCGGAATTTTCGCGTTCTTTGAAAAGGGGCGGGAGTACTTCAAAATCCCGCAAATCAAATCGCCGGAAGAAGTTAAGAGTCCTCCGGAGGATGGTTCTTGGGCTACGCATGCGACGCCGATCGACGTCGTGACGGGTCTTCTTGTTTCACTGTTCTACCGACGCACGTTCAGAAGTTGCCTTTTCTATCAACAGTCCGCATGGGCCAAGCAGACTCCAGTTTCCATCTGATATATATCTTGTGGCGTTAGCCAGAGATGCCAAGAATATATCGCTGGTAAGTTTTCTTttgtatatacagtgtgtaatattttataaaagttaTCAAGATGTACTTCCATCTACAGTGTGTAACTATAAATGCGAAAGGATTACAACATTGCGCAacctttttattcaaattttattagatattttgaaCAGTTTGGGCGCTCATAAATGGgcagaaaataatgttttatgtaTGAAACGACACTCTACATATTAGTTTCTAACTCCATGAAACTATATAAGAAATAAAGTGAACAAGTgaagaaaatttcgaaaagttcCGAAAAACAGTATACGAATTTTTTAGATGATCGTGTCCAGTATGTGAATATGGAAATTCATACTATTCTTGTTACTACTGAACAAGCATAACGTTTCCTggatttcagaaaaataattaattaattttgaatttggattTGGTTTAGCTATGTGCTATTGACGGTTTATTCAAAAAACGTATATAGCCCGTGTTATGTGTAAGTTTTGTGGTCTCCTGTATTCTCTTTGCATCTTTCAccgtttttgtgtttttcgaAACTtgcctcaaaaaaaaaatcgatcacATTTTTGGTAGATTAACGAGAAAATGATGATGACAGAGATGAAAATAGCTGGCACAAAAAGTTGTCCTTCGTCTCAAATGGATCTGAAAACAACTTGAAAGTGGTGAGAGGCATTAAAAATACCAAGAGTTTTCTACTCAATCAAGAAATTCAAAGATGTAAGAATATAAAGCCAAAAACtgtttgtctttttttaaagaaattttcgaataaaattagTACGTATTAGTTAGTCGCAACACGAAAAATCAATGAACAACTGAGAATTGATATAGTTTTTTTGATAAGGTTGGTACCTTTATGTCTATTCAAACCATCGATTGAATAGATTGATCGATATATTTAtctaatttcataaaatctaactgaaataaaaaaaactcccaGTCCGCAATTTTTCTATTCAATTACAACCGCATCTATTCTGCCTTGCATTTGTGTCCgtttacaatttttcgttccatataaaagttaatttaatttcacattAATAGCCCTggagatttgttttttaataaggaTACTTCCTAGTCCCACGCACTCTCCTTGATTGACCGTTATACTGTTTTTAAGATTACTGAGCTTATTTAGCCTGAAAATACTTAGTATCGTGGTGGCGGAGATTCAGGCAAGAAACACTGTGTAAAAAATCGGGCAGAAGAAAATGTTTAGTGagtataaattaataatctgtAAAATTCTGGGTTTTGTCCATGCGAAAATAAGAGATATAGCACAAATATACTTTggagaaaagaaaatggcGAAAAGGAAAAGACCCATTGGAACAATGCCGCGTTACAGCTAATTCTCAATCCAGAGCGGT
It includes:
- the LOC136350408 gene encoding zinc finger CCHC domain-containing protein 8 homolog isoform X1, with protein sequence MSASMKRGRKRKSAGVCDIFEVEEKDLSSSEPEELNVGAPDAKIQKIHVESDISEVRENDEDMSTSTTQENEEENKADNNVFEPRLKEKSLGNSECVVMLEKLSSEVINLTEEDSSAISEEDSLIIIDEVSTSQDNNSEIVDLTGHSIDLGTISSRNSSVDVILSGKEVDTGTESLKIPISNENRSVNINTLEDGEVNDESDVGSLDQEPAITIKFRDKLIADIYKQKFINYIQTFIELNPIVDNMIVKVFRDDTVILKEWVVLDDRQKIPEQTEETELVKLLPATPKHDSPRKKKKRNKLQSVPDLFVVDTKPAHGTNKPLLTKYNAKFSIDGENPGEGTNSNSKPSSGSLCFNCEQDHSIKDCPFPKNHAKINANRQKFQSRNKSSRYHLEEDQKFAHMKPGQISTTLRKALGLKKHEIPPYVYQMRMLGYPPGWLEEAKYVLSDLAMFDIDGNSVGNANTKQIQGLDPEKVVDYPGFNVPFEKNFKDEYKYYQVPPFCDNFSKQNMIDFFNKMVQKETQDMETHNEVDFVEEQNGIEAKQADSSLGSDSYNDPAISLQELEKQKVTLLEEIKKTGETLPWNQPSHDRNRLNVDESTADCGEVNENLQDESVDRENRVDFMENAEISAEETADVTVSETLENSLVISTPSTAESLKCSIFGTPIIKSCSLYNKLPCADNFMKGVSPVIDFENLPNSTGKYEKMTNVLRRVRDTLKDLQK
- the LOC136350408 gene encoding zinc finger CCHC domain-containing protein 8 homolog isoform X2, whose product is MSASMKRGRKRKSAGVCDIFEVEEKDLSSSEPEELNVGAPDAKIQKIHVESDISEVRENDEDMSTSTTQENEEENKADNNVFEPRLKEKSLGNSECVVMLEKLSSEVINLTEEDSSAISEEDSLIIIDEVSTSQDNNSEIVDLTGHSIDLGTISSRNSSVDVILSGKEVDTGTESLKIPISNENRSVNINTLEDGEVNDESDVGSLDQEPAITIKFRDKLIADIYKQKFINYIQTFIELNPIVDNMIVKVFRDDTVILKEWVVLDDRQKIPEQTEETELVKLLPATPKHDSPRKKKKRNKLQSVPDLFVVDTKPAHGTNKPLLTKYNAKFSIDGENPGEGTNSNSKPSSGSLCFNCEQDHSIKDCPFPKNHAKINANRQKFQSRNKSSRYHLEEDQKFAHMKPGQISTTLRKALGLKKHEIPPYVYQMRMLGYPPGWLEEAKYVLSDLAMFDIDGNSVGNANTKQIQGLDPEKVVDYPGFNVPFEKNFKDAKQADSSLGSDSYNDPAISLQELEKQKVTLLEEIKKTGETLPWNQPSHDRNRLNVDESTADCGEVNENLQDESVDRENRVDFMENAEISAEETADVTVSETLENSLVISTPSTAESLKCSIFGTPIIKSCSLYNKLPCADNFMKGVSPVIDFENLPNSTGKYEKMTNVLRRVRDTLKDLQK
- the LOC136350418 gene encoding small integral membrane protein 14 — translated: MGDDASEDGFNSCECIWNHEMAMRRLLNVLRNSQNLCTDTECFEPGVNPSDEATQPENLYLLTFLIGIAFLFFFFRPRPQRIEPFEKPSSGNSNNPPPSAPPAI